A single Cryptococcus neoformans var. grubii H99 chromosome 7, complete sequence DNA region contains:
- a CDS encoding mRNA-capping enzyme subunit beta, whose translation MTTYIPIHDRPPHYANLPSPPSNSGQLRPLRYSSPDIDPDTPLPRMSSTHESDPPEQINTTHSGNHAPRQRVGSQGAEQEGQSRKRARISPSHLGGNGSYVPRQRTEKSHHPHHDDHSGHATSDQHGNGQVYRPRHGPAPLTGSIFNLSPRNPFTSVVGDFIMNAAMGHSNVEIELKLGTFMTPSMPGQQPRRINMPTLSEMIIPHDYPNGPFVSTINHLHHRALNELLNRAVESQSTHPTGRLYFSRSKLADSFYDHSEHGRGKVRVSRDMDNGHVVQAVEKRRIADMNVYCPGMAYDFRISVNTETPCEVPTGNAKSVRYKDRACYRHQVCRVDLTSVFSSNPRNADVPPSRSFELEIEVLDVPALLAEGAAQSERFDEILQNVLDSARMLVKNI comes from the exons ATGACCACATACATCCCTATTCACGATCGTCCGCCTCATTACGCcaatcttccatccccgCCTTCCAACAGCGGACAGCTCAGACCACTGCGTTACTCCAGTCCAGATATCGATCCCGACACTCCACTCCCAAGAATGTCATCGACTCATGAATCAGATCCTCCGGAGCAAATCAATACTACACATTCAGGGAATCATGCCCCAAGACAGAGAGTAGGGAGCCAAGGAGCCGAGCAAGAAGGACAGTCTCGAAAAAGGGCTAGGATTTCTCCGTCACACTTAGGAGGGAATGGCAGTTACGTTCCGAGACAGCGGACAGAGAAGAGTCATCACCCGCATCACGATGATCATTCTGGACATGCAACATCCGATCAACATGGTAATGGACAGGTATATCGACCAAGGCATGGTCCGGCTCCCTTGACTGGTTCCATCTTCAACCTTTCACCGAGAAATCCGTTTACGTCTGTCGTCGGTGACTTTATCATGAATGCTGCCATGGGCCATAGCAATGTTGAA ATTGAGCTCAAATTGGGGACGTTCATGACTCCATCAATGCCCGGTCAGCAACCACGGCGGATCAACATGCCCACACTCAGTGAGATGA TCATACCACACGATTATCCGAATGGACCATTCGTTTCAACTATCAATCATTTGCACCATCGTGCGCTTAATGAACTCCTCAATCGCGCCGTCGAATCTCAGAGTACCCACCCTACCGGACGCCTTTACTTTTCCCGCTCCAAGCTCGCCGACTCGTTCTACGATCATAGCGAGCATGGGCGCGGTAAAGTGCGGGTTTCGAGGGATATGGATAATGGACACGTCGTTCAGGCTgtagagaagaggagaattGCGGATATGAATGTGTACTGTCCTGGTATGGCGTACGATTTTAGAATCAGTGTGAATACTGAAACGCCTT GTGAAGTACCAACGGGAAACGCAAAATCTGTGCGATACAAGGATAGAGCGTGTTACAGACATCAAGTCTGTCGGGTTGATCTCACTAGCGTATTCTCTTCT AATCCAAGAAACGCCGATGTTCCACCTTCGCGATCATTCGAGCTCGAAATTGAAGTTCTTGACGTCCCAGCATTACTTGCAGAAGGCGCTGCTCAAAGCGAACGGTTTGACGAGATCTTACAGAATGTCCTTGATAGCGCTCGGATGTTGGTGAAGAATATATAA